AAAAATACGTTATTAATCGCCCACTTTCACCTCTAATACTcgaaaatgatattttaagTGATTAACTTCATTATGTACTTTATCGTGTTTACCTAACTTATGTCTGCCACAATAACCTTGTCGTTTCTACTtactttttgtatttatttttcataaattcagaataatttcaatacatttttcaggtgGCCAAGTATCCACCAAATCTTGGATCTGATTATCCTGAAGACGAATTTGGGTGAGTTTTACTTTCaccacaataatttttttgtcatttatgATCATGTAAATCGTTCATTTAATTATGAGTGACAAGATTAATTAGgtgaattatttgaattttcaatgtcaTTATAAAAGTTCTAAGGGTAGATGTAATATAAGAAAGCGGCAAAGTATGCAAATAGGTtttaatattctgaaaatcaggTTTCTTAgtctgtttttttctcattctcttTGAGATTCTTTTTCATTAACCATAGCATATTCCTCAAAATTTCTGTATTGTAGCGTTAACTACCCATTTCAATTAAGAAATTCAACAAAAGCTTTGCAGTAACAACGCATATAGGCAAAATAGGACATTTCTCCGTGGCTGGGCTGGGCCTACTACATTGAAacgttaaaaatatattttggatCATGTTCAGACATTtataatttaagtttttattcgaaaaaacagTATCAAGATTCTTTGAAacggattttatttttattaaaacaaaaacaatagtCATATATTCTAGACCAGTTCATTTGGGCGTGGACTTCCTTTgcagttttacaaaaaatcttttcttATATATTCACTAGAAAATGTTCTAGTTAGactgttcatttttcattccTTTTGTCTTTGAGCGTTTGCCGGTACGTGTAAACCGTTAGCCTTTCCAAAAAACCAAGCGTCGGAGCAAAAAAGGAGGGTACTCAAAGCTCTCTGTACTTACCATGCAAGCGCGAAAATTGGCGATTACGCACTCTCTTGATATTGTAGCATATTCTCAGTCTCTTCATTATTTTCTTATGTCTCGGAAAAAGAACGTAGTGACCATCTCTAACTGTGTCTCGTTTCGCCAATGGagagaaaataaacaaatgaaTGAGAGCATGTGAGCCGCCAATAAATGACCGGATATATGAGAGTGAGAGAAGATATTCGGCATGATTTTTGAGTCAAGGGCACTGTTacggtttttctttttgttgatCAACCCTTTTTTAGTCTTATGAACTCTTTGAGCAAGTTTCTACAAGTTTCTACTTTTTCTGTATATTTCAGTCTCAATGTGGAAATGATGTTTCACAGCAACCCAACAGTTCCCAGGTTCCTCTACTAGATTAATTTAACTGtgttttcgatgaaaaataaCATAACCCAGTAGATATCGGATACTGCGAAAATTACCATGTGTCTTAAAATAAGTTTTACCGGGTTCCGGTAGTAGCTGCTCTCAACTCTCTGAACACTTCTCCCTGAGACGCTATCTATAGATCGCGAAACTATTTTTAAGACTGAATTACCTATTGAACTTTACgatagttttccaaaatgtactatgtttttttttaataagctCACAGTTATCCCGAATTCTATTCTCTCTGATAACTTTATATTCCTCTTGAAACCCAGATTTTCTTCACCGCAAAAGGTTTCTGGTCTCTGAAATTAGCTATTGGTAAGGCAAAAGGGACGCGAAAGCTGGAAAGAAACATCAATTACCAAAAGAGACACttgtttttcgcttttttctgtgttttgaCTTCTGACGCCTTCACATCAGATGTCCCATGTCAGAAGCttttcctttcatttttcttaaaatttattcgatttctaaaaaataatctaGCGTTTAGGTTTGAAGTTAATAGCGGTCTCTCTCATTGTAAACTCGATCAGTGTATTAACTATTGCACATACCCTATCTGCGTCTCTATTCTAACTACAGCGAATATAGGCCTCTTTGACCTGAACTTTCCGTGCTTCCGTGGCGCAATAGGCAGCGCGTTCGGCTGTTAACCGAAAGGTTGGTGGTTCGAGCCCACCCGGGAGCGAAACTTTTTGGCttcataaaattatattttcttagTAAATGAAATTTGCAGACCCGGAGCAAAAATGCTACGAGGACCGGGACAGAAATCCTCGGATCCTTTCCAATTCGTCGCCGTCAACAAAGGCGGCGACGAAATGGCTGAATCTGCGAAAAGCACACTACAAATGGCTCAACAACAGAAAGCTCaacgagaaaaaatgttacaaGGACAGAAACAGACGGTACGTGAGTTACCGAAGAGCCACATCctaatttaaacatttttaagctAAAGTTCGACGACTGTGAACCGTGGCAAGAAAATTTGGATACTTGGCGGAAGAAGAGaaaggaaaaatttggagatcGAGCCACATCGGATACTACTGTACCGGAGACTACAATTCACCGAAGAAGCGAGGAATACACTTCATATCAACCTAGAAAGGTACAGTAAGGGTTTCAACTAGGGATTTAAATGATAGTTGAGAAGCGACGGCTTACACAAAGCTCTAACGGTGCTCACATTTTGCAATGCTGAGAAATGTtgacaaagttttgaaacttcaagtGATCCCGTCCTAATCATGTTGttccttgaaaaaaacatctgaaatcattaaaaaaaaagaaaatatttatggAACTCACACGTGTAGTCGCAAACCTATTAaccacaaaatttaaaaaatcgtacACACATATTTGATGTTGTCAAACTGTGTGCTCATTGCGCAAAGCGTCTTCTCCATGGGTAGtagtttgtttgttttaaCCTCGAAAATAACTAAAAGTTTGACAAGTCTCGATGTCTGAGCTCTCTTCATCAACCACACTCTCTCACCGAAAATACCGATAACTGGTTACTAGTGGAATGAATTGAAAGAAAGcgaacgaaaaaagaaaaagagttAGAGCATTTTGTACGTGCTTACTTCAAACCTATTCATTTTGGTTTTGATTCTTCTCTGCTACTCTTAAAATGCCTGAGGTATCTGTTGAGAAGCCGTTGAGTGTGATTCCACCGGAATTCTGTGCAAATGCGAATTGTCCGTTTAGTCCCAAAGAGATTTCTGTCCTTCGGATCAAGGTTCGAGGTGGAGTGGTGAGTTTTAAAACCAAtagagaaaaaacattttgacacCATTTTTCCATATGAGTCAGTAAAATACGCTGTAAGAAAAGAATTcctggaaacatttttaaattctgaaaatctattCACTCtattttccttgaaaaatttccaaattctaaATACGTAGCCTGTTTTCTCACAATGTATTTATTGTCAATGAAACTCGAAATTAATTATATAAAttattcattcaaaatatttaaacaaaaattcattcaattgGAATATGGAAATCgtcaaaaaagttatatgaAGTTGGAGAATATTTTCTAAGCAATCTAGTCTTGTGAATTAAACTACCGTACTAACTGTTATGTttgatagtttcaaaaatattaaaagagcTAACTTCAACATCAACATGATCAAAGTAAACCCCTCAATATAGTTCTCCAAAACCCTGAAGTTTGTCATTTCAATATAGACATATATTTATGAAAGCCCCGGGCATTGTTGTCATCTATATAAAGCGCGAGGCATAGAGATACGTGGTAGTAGATATAAACGGTCTCGAGTCTCCGTCTCCAGGAATTTTCCACTATTTCCAGCTATTCGGAATTTGGTAATACGCGTTGagagtgggggggggggggggggcaccATCCAGCCAGTCGATCGCTCAACTTTTTCGATGTAAtctcttttttggaaaagacgGCGCCGTACGTTTCATTCTCTAACTCTCTACAACGTAATATTATAGATCTATCTATATTCAGTCTATGACATACAACAAGTGAGACGTTTACCGCCAAAATCTCATTGTTTTGACTCTTCATTCACACCTATTCCGATCACTTCCGGTCCACGTCACCAATACATGAGCTCCGAAAATGGGGCGTGGCCCAGATGGAGTCGTCTGTTTCCAAATGAAAGTGTTCCATGTATGACACGAGATCAACGTGGATACGTCCATGTGGAGATAACCACTAGAAGAGGCGGTCAGAGAGCAGCAGACGTTgaaatgatgacgtcatcagtaCCGTCATCTTCTCAGCCAAGCAGCTTTGTTGAGCTTTTTGATGAAGAGGAACGGAAGTCAAGAAATAAAAGTGTTAAATGGGATGATACATTGGTGGTAAGCTGTATTTCACTTACTGTGGGCCACTTTTTGTTAGATTTTCATTAACTTGAAGTGACtctgcatttttttctcaaagtaaAACGTatatatttaacaaaaaacaaatttcattgCACCAAAGACATTtctcaaatacaaaaaaaaaatgaaaagtgagCTTGTAAAAGTTGATTCCGTTCCGTGATAGTTTTTTGGTATTTAAACAAACGAGTacgaaaattaaacaaaaaaccatgATATGGGCGGAACATTTTCTGTGGTTCTTTgtgtttttcataattttatgtTCGTAACATTTAAGGCTTTTCATATCCGAAAATATACGAAATTAATAATTCCGTTCTCAACATTGACGTTAAAAGCACCACATACAATATTACCTATAGTAATCCCAAATCTTGGTTATTTGTATTGACCCTCACTTTCAATCGCCGTACTCATCCTTTTGTTTTACtaatatgattttaaaaacacGAGGATCAAACGATTGTAAGCCTACTTTTCCAGAAAAGGTTAAACATTTCCCATCACTTTCTCGTCTAATTTCATAACCTtccattatattttttcgaaattcattCGTCATGAAAAACTACTAGACGCTCTCACATTGTTGCTAGTTCGTAAAACCGTAACTAATCCAGTTTTTGTATTCAATTCCCTTTTATGCATATCGGAGGCCTTTCTGccttttctgcaactgccaCCAACGCGAGTAGCAGTTTTTCTAGGAACAACccagaatttttctttttcagtgTTTTGTTCCATAAGGTATTAGTCATCATCTATAACAATATAGACATATCACCTGAAAACGTCCCGCCCCTCTCACTTTCCGTAGAAGACAAGAGAGACACCTCCGGGAAAAAGGAACGGAAGAGAAGAAGGGTATTGTACGATTTTTGTGCGTATCTGTGTATATGTATATTATTGTTAAGAAGAATAAGAACAAGAAGACACATCactctttttatttatttttcttttgtttttaaattgtcCATCTGAAAACATACTTTCTGGAATCGAATTGTATTTTTAGTTTAACAGTTTTTGGGCTGCTGTACAAGTTTTTCATGTTATAATTTCTCTAATGACATCATTTATaataactttttagaaaaaaaaaacaaaaaaatcttgcaTCGTTACAGTATTTTCAATTAAGCTCATTTTATCTTAAATGTTAGATTCATACATTGAACTTACAATATGTTACGTTAAAGTGTTAATGGCAAACAGGCACAGCTGCATGCCTAGTAGGGATGGCTTCACCCGTGACCCGTTTCACCCGTTcacccgttttttttttgcgttttagTTGCTTTCACGGGTGACGGGTGGCTGGCTCACCCGTGTTTCACCCGTTTTCACCCGTTTCTGTGAGTTTTCACGGGTGACGGGTGACCCTCTCacacgttttttttgaaattcatggGTGAAATCCATCCTtgatgcctacgtgcctgcctcaTGGCTGCATTTTGTTCTccatttccaaaatgtttcgGTTGTAGGCATACCGGTTGGTACGAggcaaaacttcaaaactgacttcgaaaaattggcaaactttAATTAGCTCTATGTATCTATTCGGGTTTGAGCtgcaccaaaaaatattttttcaaacatattaAACGTGCTCAAAGCCAGATCCGATTTCAGTGTccttcttcaaaataaaattcaaaaaaaaacaacaaaaccaCTTTTCAGTCAAAAGAAGAAATCCTCCAAGTGAATTCGGCGTCTCGACCAGCACTGCCACGTCAGCATTCAGCTTCTACAGTATCTCCGTTGCAAAGTTCTAGTGACGAGCTGAACAACGATTCTGGAATTGACAACAGAACAGTGGGATCACCATCCACTTCAGAATTCTCACCGAGAAGTAGGCTTTGAGTTTGGTTTACGGAAGTCaccagtttttaaaattttgaaataacgATTTCATATCATTAATTTCAGGCACAGACCTCTTCGTTTCACCTAAAAGTATAATTGACGAAGAGCCTCCACATcatcctccaccaccaccgccagtTGAGGAGAAACTCGATCAGGTGCTCATTCCTCTGAAATTATCTCGTGGTCAAGACTACGCTCCAATTTATCGAAGCCTTGAACAAGACACTTATTATGATCAAAGCCCATCTGAAAGTGAGAAGGACGAGGATTTAGGTTTAACTAACACAAAACGTTACACGGtgagatttttctttaaagacatttataaattttaataatttaggAAAACTTTCGATcagtcgaaaaaaatcaatacatgCCTGTAATGTCGGCTCGTGTGGAAGCGACATTCAAGCAGCCACCACCACGGGAAGGTGTCAAACCATTTGTTTCACGAGCTGCTCAAGATATCACTCACAATGGGGAAtcgaaagttgaaaatatcgatttgaCGATAGAATTGAACAGAGAGCAGAAAGCAACTGTGACAGCGACAAAGTATCCAAGAACTGATTTTATTATGGAGGtaataaatcattttcaaaggTTGTAGTCGATATTATCATAGCAAAAAATATCATTATGAAAGTTGACTAGTTCTTCTAGTATGCAAATTCAAGGTTACATTGGTGCGCTTCAAATAGCCATCTCCGGACTCATTAAATAtcggtttttaaatttacaataagatcgccaaaattttgttgttcACATAACGTAGTAACAACAAGTTAAGAAGACATATTAATAGCATTCTACAGTGATGCCAATTATCCaaatgtagtttttaaaaaattttaaactttgaatttaaaatttctatcaTCTTAATCAAGTTAGTTTCTTTCAGGACTATCACCGCCCACAAACCCAAATTCTCGCTCCTGCACCTAAAAAACCCAACTCAACCACTCGAATCTATCATGCTGTGGATATTCCATTTGATGAATCTCCAGCCAGTTACTatccaaaacaaaataatgGTTATCAACGTCAACGTAGATACAGTGCTAGTTCAGCTTCAAAACAAGATGGAATGTTCACTTTGAATGTTATTATGGGCTCACAGCCAGTGCACAAGGGTATGGGGTTCAGCACTGTAAAACGAGATGAACGAGTCATTGTGGAAAGTGTTATTGTTGGATCTCCAGCTGATAAAGCTGGGCTTCTGGTAAGTTTtagcacaattttgaaaccttAGAAGTTTACTAGTATAGTTGGTTTGTGTGATGGTTTGGGAAAAGTGCATCACTGGGAAAATGTGAACGTtcgccttttttttaaattgttcctttccgatttttcaggtCGGTGACACAATTCTTTCAATAAACGGCGAAGAAATGTCTGATAAATATCAGTCAGGTGTTACTAGAATTCTTCACGAAGCCGCCCGAGTTGGAGAGGCTGATGTGCTCATATTGAGAGCTCGTAAGTTCAGGaaccattttaaatttaactgaTAAGTTTCAGCTGTTCCAGCTCCGATGCTTTCAAAGCAAATGTCGACATCTTCATCGAATTCGAGTAATTATGATAaggttctgaaatttttgttacatTTTGATGtagcttaaaatattttcaggctcGTTCAGTATTCACTGAGAACAAATCGTTCGATTCTTATGCTGAATTCAAACGGAAACACACTCGAACTTCTCGTGATTCAAACTCCTCAAACGCCACAAGATCTTCTCGTGATTTCAATAGTTTGCCACGTGGCACCACAGCTCAGTCATCACTGGATCGCAAAAGAGACACTTCGTTGTCGAGCTACCGAACCGCAAAAGATAATTTCAACTCATCCTCGAACAGAAGCAGTGGAAGAAGTGAATATGGAGATTACAGGTTAATATTACTCCAATTAATCGTAGCTGAATATAATCAGTTACAGAGTTTCAAATTATCAAGAGAAGAATGCTCCTGGACGATTAACTGACTTTGTTCCCGAAGTCGATCGACGTCTCAGCAGAAGAGAACAGTCAGAAGAGATTTATTCAAGAAGTCAGAGAGATGAAGAACCACGAACAATCAGAAACTATCATTTGAGCAATGAAAATATTGCTGTGAGTTAATTGGTTTTCAGCATTATTTCTTGTGTTGAATtcgataattgaaaattaaaaatggaagttaatttacaaatttttggaatataattgcgcagaattaaaataaatgttttgaaataaacataaatttgtcaaaagtaagacattgaaaaattgtaatttgatATCTTATTtcttcagagaaaaattgttaCTTACTGGCTCCGTATTCTAGGCCTTgttcttgaaaattcgataGTCAATTCaattgtaattattttttcagcgtACGAATCTCAACTACGACGGTCGGCGTGATTCGGAAGAAGAGTCTACAACTACTACTCTGAAACGGACTACTTTGCCAAGAAGCgtaagttgaacttttttaaagttcagaaTTAGTATGCACGTATTCATACCTACTTCATACCTATTTTGGTGTCTGTGTGTACTGTGTGAACAAGTAGTATTATTATatattgagaaataaaaaaacgaaaccaAAACTCATGTtctcaatcatttttcaatttgaaaataaaatagtatTACTACAAAAggaaatattattaatttttttttgccaaaacataatcaaaaaaatcgtacACTgatccttcttttttcttcttttttttcttcatatcaTCATTCTGCCTGACTCACATCTTTGTCTCTATTGTTGTGTTTTGTGAGAAAGAGAGTCGGAGAAGAGCGACAGTATTCCCACAGTTTTTGTGCATCTTCCtcagaatattttcaattattttggaagaacattttctgagaaaaataaagcaaagaaactgaaaatgctGCTTTGCTGTGGCAAGTCTCAACGAAAAACAACTGATGTTTATACTCATAGTAAGGTTAGTTTTCTATGCTCAAATTTATGAATTgaaatcttcaaattcaagttaaaaaaaaggattttggaagtatttttatttgaaaaataatagtcGGTTTTCTTGGTCAAAACCTTATAGCTTTTCTCGAGGTCTTGTCTCTTGCATTTTTGCCGTAATCCTCCGATTAACGTAAAAACAAGACCAGTTGTTAAATTGTCTATGTTTTGtgaaagtttatattttcacaactttgccaatttttcagttttacaatagttaatttatttttgtttgataatATCCCaacagcaaattttttaattttgatagtaattttttaagtttcatcTTATATATTAGAGGCGaactcttaaaatttttatttttcatttctatcTATCAAACTCAAATCTCTTTCTAAATTATTAGTCACAACACTTATACTCATAAAAATACAACGACCAGTGCaacaaaatgcaacaaaaaaaaccgaaatacAATTCGATGTAAACAATGTGATTCCTCTCCCTCCTCTCtcctcagttttttttttcattttttgcgcATTCGAAtcgtttcacattttttgccaCCATTTTTCTCGCTTTCCTACGAGTCTATTCCCCCCATCCCGATCATGttcattcaaaattgtatttgtttatttgttgaaagaaaagaaggatGTGCAGTTGCCATGCTGCACgtaaaaacaaatattcaattcagtgtccaattttctttgaatttccaaaacattttttgttccgAAATGGAGATTTCAGaacaaatattaatttgacccaaatttccaaaaatgtaaaaatgtattcaaagTTTCAGGGCACTGCGCAGTGGAAGAACGAATATTCTGATGGAGAAGAGGTTACTGAGAAGCTGCCGGTGGTGAGTTATGTGACGTCGCAAAGGTAGGTCAAACAAGGGTGGCCTAGAAAGCATTAGGCCATAAGCTCATGTTGGACCTGTCTAGCtgtgaaaatagttttcttggtttttccCTTGTTTCCCCTATTTCTGTCCTATCGATTTGTTAGTTTTAGAtcaaaattattctgaaaaagaacatttgaaagataagacatttaaaaaatatatatgttttcaaaaaaaaaaactttatcagTGTGCATGTAACTGTTCTAACATGGATTTTCACACATTAACACTTCTAACATCAGAGTAAAAGGAATGGTCCAATAGGGTACGGTATTTTTCTTGGTGAAATCCCAATATAAGCTTTTCAACGACACTATGCATACCAGGAGGCGCAACATATGCCCGCCAACTCCCCGCTTTCCAGGAGGGCaagaaaacttccaattttcaaaggtAGATTCCGTACCCTACCAATcttttttctacagttttttaGTCTATCGTTTTGTTGTGACGTCATTATGCCACGCCAACACCACCCAAATATTACAGACCTCACGAGACTCGTCACCATTGAGAAGTGCTCTCAAAAAATCGTCACACAACTATTACCATCAGTCATCCGATCCCGTCGCACCACCACCACGACGATACTATTCCACAGAATCCCTTCAACTTCCCAAAACATCGTCTTATCAGAGATATTCTGAAGAAGAGGACGAAGAAATTGAGGAAACATATTCCTCAATGCGACGTCATAGACAAGAAATACCACGTCATGTTGACGAATTTCATACAGTCGGATCTTACGGGGTCATGCCTCAAAGATCCAGAAGTCAGCAACCAGCTAGACTTCCAAGATATGATTCCGTACCGGATGACGTGGATGAAGTCAGTGGAGTCAGTCATCGATTTTACGATCGTTCTGGAAATCATGTAAGAGCTCCGCGGGAGCGAATTCATGATATTCAGATTCAACGAGATTACGGTGATCGAGCTCCTTCACGTGACCTGGATTTTGTTAGAAACACGTACAAATGGGAAGAGCAACTAGAGGATACGAAAGTGACAACGACGACGAAAATTTATGAGAAGGTGGCTTATTGGTTTAGTGTGAAACACTTTTAGACTAGAAATACTAACTCTcacatttaaaatattgaaacttaAATCTTCTATACTAGCTTGAGATAGACTGAGACTTGTTTGACTCCTTTTCCATACTTTATTAGAGGTAATTTTATagataaatattattttatttatttaaaaaaaaacttcatctTGTGCACTTTTCCATCCAGATTAGAAAACACGGTTTTCCGagataatttttctttctctttcccTACAATTCGATTAGAAATGGAACTTCGTTAAGGAATCCCGTGATTGGCGTGATGTCATCAACCAGCAACGTCAAGCTGCGCCTGGAAACTCGGCCGATCGTCGTGGTATTGCAGCTACGTCATCGTCGTTGAggtgaatttgaaatttttagaaactctCTTAAAAACGAAACTTACAGTAACCTACCCTCATATATAAATCGTCGCATGGAAAAAGAGCGGGAGAGAGAGATTGAGTATAGGAGAGACCGAGAATACAGTATGCCACCAGCTGATCCTCCGGTCATCACTGAAAAGTACGAACGTGATGAATACAGTCGAGTCGAGGAAAGGACATACCCGGTACCAGTTGCCAGAAATAAAATGAGAAGAGAAGAGACCCAGATGCAATCATCACTACAACAAATGCATAGTCAAAGTTCTCAAAAAGACGATTCTGTGGTAGCCGTTAGTGGAAAGCATCGGTGTGCTCATTGTAACGAGGAACTTGGTAAGAAAAttcatactttttaaaataagttttatcATTCAGGACGTGGTGCTGCAATGATCGTCGAAAGCCTCAATCTATTCTATCATCTTGCATGTTTCAAATGTTACGTCTGCAAAACTTCACTTGGTGAGTAAGGGCAAAAAGTAAGCCCAATGCGGGGCCTTTTTTATTTCCTGCAATATTGTGctgttcaattttgaaaaaaaacttttaaaggtAGTGGAGCCACTGGAGCCGATGTTCGTGTTCGAGATGGACGCCTCCACTGTCAAACCTGTTACAGTAATGATCGTGTGCAATTGAGCAAAGTCTAAGCTCTAAATAGTCCAGTCCCAGAAGTTCTTTCTAGAATGTTTTCCCCAATAATTGTTTCACATCCTTTACCCGTTTGCTCACTTTTATACCGCCCTGCCCAACAATATTTTCAccttatttttattgtttaaatcTTCGCGCAACAGAATCATAAATTGCCACGTGGCACGTTATAAAATAGCCCTGaacctccccccccccccccccccctgtgATATGattgttttctttcaattgaaaaatgtgtgaaatattgaagaaaaaaaatagaaaaacgatAACGAATTTATTTTCCCATAAACGAGCATACCAGATGTTTTATATGTGAAATGTTTAATGAAGATTTAATGAATACACcgagattttaatttaaaaatatttatatcgAAATCGACCATTTATGCCGGAGCCGGAGCACGTGgcgtttatttgtttttcaaggTATATATATAGAAAAGCcaaatttaataatgaaaCATCTTGCAAGTCCCTCATGAGTTTATAAATTGAAACGAATTCTATAATATAATGTCTATCGATTGGCGGAAAATTAACAAACAAAtgaacaagtttttttgaaattttaagagatCTCGCAACGGTTCTTTTTCTGATCATTGCAACATAATTCAACAAAACAGAACACACACTTGTCGTttatttgctctttttccaaaagtttatagaaaaattaaaattataaaaatttgtcagTTTCGATCTCTTGAAATCCTTTTTTATAAACTTACTTTAAATAccactccaaaaaaatcagtattgAATCGTCGAAAACGTATTGttaaatagtttttgtgaTTGAAAATAGTAGCAAAAgtgtattttcagattaaaaaaaattatgaaaaatatttccttagaataaatatttataagaATAAAACatatcaaataatttgaattattcGAGAAACTTAAATGATTCGACTGGAAACTCAAAACCGACCGCATCGGCGTCGCCTGAAACAAATGAATAGTTGCAATTactgataaaaatcaatattcttaCCTTCTTCCACAATTTTGTTGAGGCGGGGGATAATAT
The nucleotide sequence above comes from Caenorhabditis elegans chromosome III. Encoded proteins:
- the F28F5.4 gene encoding Uroporphyrinogen_deCOase domain-containing protein (Confirmed by transcript evidence) is translated as MHKIRSHSKYIIPRLNKIVEEGDADAVGFEFPVESFKFLE